Proteins encoded within one genomic window of Trichoderma asperellum chromosome 2, complete sequence:
- a CDS encoding uncharacterized protein (EggNog:ENOG41) — MEPPPFATDLDRIADTLRRIDTGGSAQSSRHNATSFDPSRDTQRNSDIMNTEPRYHAATRDFPVPPPSKGEAVAQWLEESDDIVEQYHMPLQRDSRGSLPRRPPSRDRPLTGRRESLNSQRKLSSASSNYYASGYSLYPAPSKPLPAIPTPKSATHRVPSRDSSDRSSISTHRSSQVSATTSTPDATTVSFSPPPRRNNRFPTNFYKPPDPSEALPPPRRSSRPAEVVFWKLLQSDDKKNGPIHYLDMSSSLSTIATKHGNNIIKVWSTAGGTVQQVIKISSYTAAQSRSREYLIRSHAILAEPTNLIAIATRFGRYIEIWNWAKKKCLQSIDDADRWTSAQIESYDGALCSLAIYGGEKGIIDLYKATPEKKPFVKSRTINLNHVELPFIPQYPELALSTTSPLLVIAAGPRPPRQGHPPPEKETLLVAWDTTEGANKPYRIARPWQHKELDTAIPCDLVTYGSAVVSIWIPASFRAVPATNGGSGFNLSPVTVPYRYVLVWDLAANSTRTFGIPNTISCVSPDCRFVAYCHATGTDIGARGSMVILDVMTGKEVWSWPDPEALAIDYTPRPGFEQFDDLSRVSELCFSADGKFLNVGDLEGHVGMYELRESSGDRVQLHMI, encoded by the exons ATGGAGCCTCCTCCATTTGCTACAGATCTGGATCGGATAGC AGACACCCTGCGTCGTATTGACACTGGTGGTTCAGCCCAATCGTCTCGGCATAATGCCACATCATTTGACCCCAGCAGAGATACTCAAAGAAATTCAGACATCATGAATACTGAACCTCGCTATCACGCCGCTACTCGCGACTTCCCTGTGCCTCCCCCGTCCAAGGGTGAGGCCGTCGCTCAATGGCTTGAGGAGAGCGACGATATAGTCGAGCAATACCATATGCCTTTGCAGAGAGATTCAAGAGGATCTCTCCCCCGTCGACCGCCCTCCAGGGATCGACCCTTGACTGGTCGACGAGAATCGCTCAACTCACAACGCAAGTTGTCCAGCGCATCATCCAACTACTACGCCTCGGGATACAGCCTCTATCCTGCTCCATCAAAGCCATTGCCGGCAATTCCTACTCCTAAATCCGCCACTCACCGGGTGCCCTCCCGGGATTCATCAGATAGATCATCTATCAGCACCCATCGCTCCTCTCAGGTCTCGGCCACCACCTCAACTCCAGATGCCACCACCGTCAGCTTTTCGCCGCCCCCTCGCCGCAACAACCGATTCCCCACTAACTTCTACAAACCCCCGGATCCCTCAGAAGCTCTCCCCCCACCCCGGAGGTCGTCTCGTCCAGCTGAAGTTGTCTTCTGGAAGCTCCTTCAGTCAGACGACAAGAAGAATGGCCCTATCCATTACCTTGACATGTCGTCTAGCCTGTCCACCATAGCGACTAAGCACGGAAACAACATCATCAAAGTCTGGTCCACAGCCGGAGGAACTGTTCAGCAGGTCATCAAGATTTCTTCTTACACGGCGGCGCAGTCACGTTCTCGCGAGTATCTCATTCGCAGCCACGCTATTCTTGCGGAACCTACCAATCTCATTGCTATTGCCACTCGCTTTGGCAGATACATTGAGATCTGGAAttgggccaagaagaagtgcCTGCAGTCAATTGACGATGCTGATCGTTGGACTTCGGCCCAAATCGAGTCATATGATGGAGCGTTGTGTTCCTTGGCCATCTATGGCGGCGAAAAGGGCATCATTGATCTCTACAAGGCGACCCCGGAGAAGAAGCCTTTTGTCAAGTCACGTACCATCAACCTAAATCACGTTGAACTGCCATTCATCCCTCAGTATCCAGAACTTGCGTTATCAACGACAAGCCCCCTGCTTGTCATTGCTGCTGGACCACGCCCTCCACGTCAAGGCCATCCACCCCCTGAGAAGGAGACGCTCCTAGTTGCGTGGGACACTACCGAAGGCGCAAATAAGCCATACCGAATCGCGAGGCCATGGCAACACAAAGAATTGGATACAGCCATCCCATGTGACCTAGTCACCTACGGAAGCGCCGTCGTGTCTATCTGGATTCCCGCTTCTTTCCGCGCGGTACCCGCCACAAATGGTGGATCAGGCTTCAATCTCAGCCCCGTAACTGTCCCGTACCGCTATGTTCTGGTCTGGGATCTTGCAGCCAACTCAACGAGAACTTTTGGCATTCCTAATACGATTTCGTGCGTGTCGCCGGATTGTCGCTTTGTGGCTTATTGCCACGCAACCGGAACCGACATTGGTGCTCGCGGCAGCATGGTCATTCTGGACGTTATGACTGGCAAAGAGGTTTGGAGCTGGCCAGATCCAGAAGCTTTGGCCATTGACTACACGCCTCGCCCTGGCTTCGAACAATTCGATGACCTTTCGCGAGTTTCAGAGCTCTGTTTCTCAGCGGATGGAAAATTCTTGAATGTTGGTGATTTGGAGGGCCATGTTGGCATGTATGAGTTGCGTGAATCTAGTGGAGACAGAGTGCAGCTCCACATGATCTAG
- a CDS encoding uncharacterized protein (EggNog:ENOG41) has translation MAPENAKSSRPVRIANCSGALTDPGILMYSQAKYGPVDVITGDYLAEATMASSAIERAQSNGPGWIKSAFDGIQMSLNLINEKRIKIVVNGGAMNPKGLAEKLHDMIKLKGLKLRVGYVEGDNLIHKVHHLITKSLAHLDGANPDVQYTKDTASFLDSPKEMPIVAANAYLGYRAIKKGLDEGADILICGRVSDASPVIGASAWWYNWSESDFDQLAGSLIAGHLIECSTYVTGGNFAGAYKYPPSDFLRLGSGIAEILPNGNCVVTKHDSLNGFVTPATVKCQFLYELQGNVYLNSDVKADISNITVAEESKNRVLVSGVKGHPPPPTTKLAVFYKGGYQCELLINASGYATDHKWDVQELQIKDTLQQWGILDKFDVLEFQRIGTPMKDPDSQFASTTYLRVFAQSKDVHVLSKLHMAWSYKFMSHFPGMHFSMDLRPLAPKPFFAYYPAIVSQNDIEETVTILGETSTEEALRHSIPPPNKTEPLTPRENYETTNPVPLESFGPTLNRPLGDLVLARSGDKGGNVNIGLFVESPEQWEWFRSFMTKDRLRSLMRKDWKDWYFLERVEFPNIHAVHFVVYGALGRGVTSTSLLDNLGKGFGEFIRAVHADIPQKFFGQSVSQSKLERL, from the exons ATGGCTCCCGAGAATGCGAAATCATCCAGACCAGTTCGCATCGCCAACTGCTCTGGCGCCCTCA CCGATCCAGGCATTTTGATGTATAGTCAGGCCAAATATGGCCCTGTTGATGTCATCACAGGCGATTATCTCGCAG AGGCGACGATGGCTAGCAGCGCAATAGAGCGTGCACAGTCAAATGGACCCGGTTGGATAAAATCCGCATTCGATGGAATCCAGATGTCTTTGAACCTGATAAACGAAAAGCGCATAAAAATAGTTGTTAATGGCGGTGCAATGAACCCCAAGGGACTTGCTGAAAAGCTTCATGACATG ATCAAACTCAAAGGTCTGAAGCTTCGCGTGGGCTACGTTGAGGGAGACAATTTGATACATAAAGTCCATCACCTAATTACCAAATCTCTTGCGCATCTTGATGGAGCGAATCCAGATGTCCAATACACCAAAGACACAGCTTCTTTCTTAGACTCACCAAAAGAGATGCCGATTGTTGCGGCAAACGCGTATCTCGGCTACCGTGCGATTAAGAAAGGCTTGGATGAAGGTGCCGATATTCTCATCTGCGGCCGAGTTTCCGATGCCTCGCCAGTTATAGGGGCGTCTGCTTGGTGGTACAACTGGTCTGAATCAGATTTTGACCAGCTTGCCGGATCACTAATTGCTGGTCATCTGATTGAGTGCTCAACATATGTAACAGGTGGCAACTTCGCTGGTGCTTATAAATACCCGCCGAGCGATTTCTTGCGACTGGGCTCTGGCATTGCGGAAATTCTCCCCAATGGCAATTGCGTGGTTACTAAACACGACTCTTTAAACGGATTTGTCACCCCTGCCACAGTCAAATGTCAGTTCTTATATGAGTTGCAAGGAAACGTCTATCTGAATAGCGACGTAAAGGCGGACATTTCCAACATCACCGTCGCCGAAGAATCGAAAAATCGGGTCCTTGTATCTGGCGTCAAAGGTCACCCGCCTCCACCTACTACAAAGCTCGCCGTCTTCTACAAGGGAGGCTATCAGTGTGAGCTTTTAATCAATGCCAGTGGATATGCTACAGATCATAAGTGGGATGTTCAAGAACTACAGATAAAGGATACCCTCCAACAATGGGGAATACTGGATAAATTTGACGTGCTGGAATTTCAGCGTATTGGAACTCCGATGAAGGATCCCGATTCACAGTTTGCTTCTACCACGTATCTGCGCGTATTTGCGCAATCAAAAGATGTACATGTGCTGAGCAAATTGCACATGGCCTGGTCTTACAAGTTCATGTCTCATTTTCCAG GCATGCATTTCTCGATGGACCTCCGCCCACTAGCACCAAAACCGTTCTTTGCGTACTACCCAGCCATTGTATCTCAAAATGATATCGAAGAGACTGTTACAATACTGGGTGAAACTTCAACCGAAGAGGCGCTTCGCCATTCTATTCCCCCGCCGAACAAGACAGAGCCGCTAACACCCCGAGAAAATTATGAAACCACAAATCCTGTACCTTTAGAAAGCTTTGGGCCAACCCTCAATCGCCCGCTAGGAGATCTCGTCCTTGCTCGTTCGGGTGATAAAGGCGGTAACGTGAATATCGGCCTATTTGTGGAGTCACCCGAGCAATGGGAATGGTTTCGCTCCTTCATGACCAAGGACAGGCTGCGATCATTAATGAGGAAGGATTGGAAGGACTGGTACTTCCTTGAGAGAGTCGAATTTCCCAATATCCATGCAGTTCATTTTGTGGTGTATGGGGCTTTGGGCAGAGGCGTTACTAGCACGAGTTTGTTGGACAACTTGGGCAAAGGATTCGGAGAATTCATCCGGGCAGTCCATGCTGATATTCCACAGAAATTTTTTGGTCAGAGTGTTTCACAGTCAAAACTCGAACGCTTGTAG
- a CDS encoding uncharacterized protein (EggNog:ENOG41), translating to MQSIMAAIPSVFTPGRATRSSPRNSVGANSTVGTQDSPRLKKKTPGSNKRRSFARKLIDDQEASPQHQDTDDSNMHGASEETGESLQLEQDEIVSSTPRVRPSPGSATRSSKRAAATATASPSVSRADAGRSGRISEILNRKDIGVPETEEYEGEEEYGFKRFVGHRWVDNSIEIEVEWDSGETTWEPETNLHQDVPDTLFEYWREQGGRPLNPADPEMYEVFAILKHNGNRTKLKVEWVGFEPSEASWVSRKIVEETAKDMVDAYFESVKTIRGKK from the coding sequence ATGCAGTCCATCATGGCCGCCATACCGTCTGTTTTTACCCCTGGCAGGGCTACTAGAAGCTCACCGCGGAATTCCGTGGGAGCAAATTCCACTGTTGGAACGCAAGACTCTCCGCGACTCAAAAAGAAGACACCAGGGTCGAATAAGCGCAGGTCATTTGCCAGGAAGCTCATCGACGACCAAGAGGCATCTCCGCAGCATCAGGACACGGATGACAGCAACATGCACGGTGCGAGTGAGGAGACGGGGGAATCGCTGCAGCTGGAACAAGATGAAATAGTATCATCTACCCCTCGTGTGCGACCTAGCCCAGGGAGTGCCACCCGCAGTAGCAAAAGGGCAGCGGCAACAGCCACCGCAAGCCCATCTGTCAGTCGAGCCGATGCAGGCCGTTCTGGAAGGATCTCGGAAATTCTCAATCGGAAAGATATAGGAGTGCCAGAGACTGAAGAATatgaaggcgaagaggaatACGGTTTCAAGCGTTTCGTTGGGCACCGTTGGGTCGATAATTCCATTGAGATTGAAGTCGAGTGGGATAGCGGCGAGACAACCTGGGAACCAGAAACTAATTTGCACCAAGATGTGCCCGACACTCTCTTTGAGTATTGGCGTGAACAAGGGGGCCGGCCATTAAACCCCGCGGATCCAGAAATGTATGAAGTCTTTGCCATTCTCAAGCACAACGGGAATCGCACCAAGCTAAAGGTGGAATGGGTTGGGTTTGAGCCTTCTGAGGCATCATGGGTATCTCGAAAGATTGTGGAAGAAACAGCGAAAGATATGGTGGACGCGTACTTTGAGAGCGTAAAGACTATAAGAGGGAAGAAATAA